A genome region from Triticum aestivum cultivar Chinese Spring chromosome 2B, IWGSC CS RefSeq v2.1, whole genome shotgun sequence includes the following:
- the LOC123040779 gene encoding uncharacterized protein At5g39865, whose product MEGGCGVAGGTEGGKKQQQQARPQFGRSLTYHHHQGHRLLPRWRRPQLADEPRARPQAVVLYTTSLRGVRRTFADCSAARAILRGSRVAVDERDVSMDAALRRELQALLAARGRAFSLPQLFIGGRLVGGADEVRQLDESGQLRRLLEGAAGQDPAFVCDACGGVRFVPCPACAGSRKVFDEEEDRALRCGDCNENGLVRCANCSS is encoded by the coding sequence ATGGAGGGCGGCTGCGGCGTGGCCGGCGGGACGGAGGGcggcaagaagcagcagcagcaggcgcgGCCGCAGTTCGGGCGGTCGCTGACGTACCACCACCACCAGGGGCACCGGCTGCtgccgcggtggcggcggccgcAGCTGGCGGACGAGCCCCGCGCGCGGCCGCAGGCGGTGGTGCTCTACACGACGTCGCTGCGCGGGGTGCGGCGCACCTTCGCGGACTGCTCCGCGGCGCGCGCCATCCTGCGGGGGTCCCGCGTCGCCGTCGACGAGCGCGACGTGTCCATGGACGCGGCGCTCCGGCGCGAGCTGCAGGCGCTGCTGGCCGCGCGGGGCCGCGCCTTCTCGCTCCCGCAGCTCTTCATAGGGGGCCGGCTCGTCGGTGGCGCCGACGAGGTCCGGCAGCTGGACGAGTCCGGCCAGCTCCGGCGCCTCCTCGAGGGCGCCGCGGGGCAGGACCCGGCCTTCGTCTGCGACGCCTGCGgcggggtccgcttcgtcccctgcCCGGCCTGCGCCGGCAGCCGcaaggtgttcgacgaggaggagGACCGCGCCCTCCGCTGCGGCGACTGCAACGAGAACGGGCTGGTGCGCTGCGCCAACTGCTCCTCCTGA